The following proteins come from a genomic window of Miscanthus floridulus cultivar M001 chromosome 2, ASM1932011v1, whole genome shotgun sequence:
- the LOC136536928 gene encoding uncharacterized protein yields the protein MKLIAWNCRGLGNALAVHGLLNIQKEEDPDILFLSETKMEENKVKGFRWKLGMTNCFTKDCNGRSGGLALFWKNGVDLFVRAVSRLYIDADVMENDGFIWRFMGFYGEPSSDKKDVSWHALRVLNVARWRPWICMGDFNEILLSCEKDGGVPRPQVCMDKFKEALDDCGLHDLGFEGDVFTWQNNSHTSEHYIRERLDRAVADGEWRERFPGYRVINGDQRHSDHRHVIVNTEDLYGGENTRPGATFHFEAGWVEEEQCGVIIENAWKLATQVRGEKVENAVKGVASDLWDWSKNILGDLERRIKFARKKLELRRRMPISAHIVGREQILKYKLERLE from the coding sequence ATGAAGCTCATCGCGTGGAACTGCCGGGGGTTGGGGAACGCCCTGGCAGTTCATGGCCTTCTGAATATTCAGAAGGAGGAGGACCCCGACATTCTATTTTTGTCGGAGACAAAGATGGAGGAAAATAAAGTCAAAGGTTTTCGGTGGAAATTGGGGATGACGAATTGCTTCACAAAAGATTGCAATGGGAGGAGTGGTGGTCTCGCACTCTTTTGGAAGAATGGGGTTGATTTGTTTGTTCGAGCGGTCTCAAGGTTGTACATAGATGCGGATGTGATGGAGAATGATGGTTTCATCTGGCGGTTCATGGGCTTCTATGGTGAACCAAGTTCAGATAAAAAGGATGTGTCTTGGCATGCATTGCGTGTCCTGAATGTGGCAAGATGGAGGCCATGGATTTGCATGGGTGATTTTAATGAAATACTCCTAAGCTGTGAGAAGGATGGTGGGGTGCCTCGACCCCAAGTGTGCATGGACAAATTCAAGGAAGCGTTGGATGACTGTGGccttcatgatctaggcttcgaaggTGATGTGTTTACTTGGCAGAATAACAGTCATACTTCTGAACATTACATTCGCGAGCGTTTAGATAGGGCTGTTGCGGATGGTGAATGGAGGGAGCGATTCCCAGGTTACAGGGTGATAAATGGAGATCAACGCCATTCTGATCATAGGCATGTCATTGTGAATACGGAGGACCTGTATGGGGGAGAAAATACTCGCCCGGGGGCTACTTTTCATTTTGAGGCGGGCTGGGTTGAAGAAGAACAATGTGGGGTGATTATCGAGAATGCTTGGAAACTTGCTACTCAAGTGAGAGGAGAGAAAGTGGAAAATGCGGTGAAGGGGGTTGCTAGTGATTTGTGGGATTGGAGTAAGAATATTTTGGGTGATCTTGAGAGGAGAATCAAATTTGCTCGTAAGAAGTTAGAGTTGCGCAGGAGAATGCCGATTAGTGCACATATAGTGGGGAGAGAGCAGATTTTAAAGTATAAATTGGAGAGGCTCGAGTAG